From a single Flavobacterium sp. genomic region:
- a CDS encoding SulP family inorganic anion transporter, translating into MTSKIKKYIPADGLAGLKENFKSDAISGFIVFLLALPLSLGIAKASDFPPIMGLISAIIGGLFVSFFMGSRLTIKGPAAGLIVIVAGAVAEFGQGNNDLGWKLALGAMVVAGIIQILFGVLKLGKLADFFPLSTIHGMLAAIGIIIIAKQIPVLLNDNPVLAKGMGPIELLLNIPKFIINLDAKASIIGVVSLVIMLGWPYIKNKSIKMVPAPLVVLLFAIPCELFMDFAHTEPPYALVKIGNLVDNINWNVDFSGISQTGLFIKYVIMFALVGTLESLLTVKAIDLLDPFKRKSDTNKDLIAVGIGNTLAAFFGGLPMISEVARSSSNVNNGAKTRWANFFHGFFILLFVLLAAPLLEMIPNAALAAMLISVGIKLAHPKEFIHMLHIGKEQLFIFTVTVLVTLFEDLLLGIAAGMLVKMIIHVLNGTPVSSFFKAPTVVSFVNNEYKVEISKAAIFSNYLGIKRKLEEIPPGYQVSICLKNTKLVDHSVMENLEHFKHDYEAHEDGGTVTIIGLDNHKPLSSHPKASRKNLITE; encoded by the coding sequence ATGACTTCAAAAATAAAAAAATATATACCTGCTGATGGTTTGGCAGGCTTAAAAGAGAATTTTAAATCGGATGCAATTTCTGGTTTTATTGTGTTTTTATTAGCCTTACCTTTAAGTTTAGGAATTGCAAAAGCTTCAGATTTTCCTCCAATTATGGGATTAATTTCTGCGATTATAGGAGGTTTGTTTGTTTCGTTTTTTATGGGTTCTCGCTTAACAATTAAGGGGCCAGCTGCCGGTTTAATCGTTATTGTTGCTGGCGCTGTTGCTGAATTTGGTCAAGGAAACAACGATTTAGGTTGGAAATTAGCCTTAGGAGCAATGGTTGTGGCTGGAATTATCCAAATTCTTTTTGGAGTTTTAAAATTAGGAAAATTAGCCGATTTCTTCCCCCTTTCTACTATTCACGGAATGTTAGCAGCTATTGGAATTATTATTATTGCTAAACAAATTCCAGTTTTATTAAATGATAATCCTGTTTTAGCAAAAGGAATGGGGCCGATAGAATTGTTATTAAATATCCCAAAATTCATCATTAATTTAGATGCAAAAGCTTCTATTATTGGGGTGGTGAGTTTAGTAATTATGTTGGGTTGGCCGTATATCAAAAATAAATCGATTAAGATGGTTCCGGCTCCTTTAGTAGTATTGTTATTTGCTATTCCGTGCGAATTATTTATGGATTTTGCACACACAGAACCACCTTATGCGTTGGTGAAAATCGGAAACTTGGTAGATAATATCAATTGGAATGTTGATTTTTCAGGAATTAGTCAAACAGGATTATTTATTAAATATGTGATTATGTTTGCTTTGGTGGGAACGTTAGAATCTTTGTTAACGGTAAAAGCTATCGATTTATTAGATCCATTTAAAAGAAAATCAGATACAAACAAAGATTTAATTGCTGTTGGTATTGGGAATACACTTGCTGCTTTTTTTGGTGGTTTGCCAATGATTTCTGAAGTAGCTCGTAGTTCTTCTAATGTTAATAATGGTGCTAAAACACGTTGGGCAAATTTCTTTCACGGATTTTTTATTTTACTTTTCGTTTTATTAGCTGCTCCGTTACTAGAAATGATTCCTAACGCAGCATTAGCAGCCATGTTAATTAGTGTTGGGATAAAATTAGCGCATCCAAAAGAATTTATTCATATGTTACACATTGGAAAAGAACAATTGTTCATTTTTACGGTAACAGTTTTGGTAACTTTATTTGAAGATTTATTACTTGGAATTGCAGCAGGAATGTTGGTGAAAATGATTATTCATGTGTTGAATGGAACACCTGTTTCATCTTTCTTCAAAGCACCTACAGTAGTGTCCTTTGTAAATAATGAATACAAAGTAGAAATTAGTAAAGCAGCTATTTTCTCTAATTATTTGGGAATTAAAAGAAAATTAGAGGAAATTCCACCAGGCTATCAAGTGAGTATTTGTTTGAAAAACACAAAATTAGTAGATCATTCTGTGATGGAAAATTTAGAGCATTTCAAACATGATTATGAAGCACATGAAGATGGTGGAACTGTGACTATTATAGGTTTAGATAATCACAAGCCTTTATCTTCACATCCAAAAGCTTCTAGAAAAAATCTAATTACAGAATAA
- a CDS encoding DUF2309 domain-containing protein codes for MKTQNVGFDEQKVLHHLTHYLPAQNPLKDFVHHNTLHAFQHKEFQEALAKANTIFGYKTYLSLAEFRNRFAKNEIKEQVLNHVISKCKGVEHLETWKNKLLHQSYDESVQSRIGNLRANWKKEYAINLEKSTHSLLFRVLCSYLDQGIAMWTFPENENGFLNSIIALEKNTATGIFTSKRVKELLFNKASITQLLEIVVGKEELYEYYLFDQQFSHPGWSGMIATIESNPSSLLDSKPITFEELVQFELLLEIDVLDKKFNSNWSPLGLKVRVEEYHLFETIKYNELFDVLSIWQQAFEFSFYDEVLSGVKEVNEIDVKEIPSFQGLFCMDDRECSFRRHIEHIDKQAVTFGTAAFFNFEFYFQPVGGKFHTKLCPAPVTPKFLIKEEHRKKKQAKDLHYHKQSHSLLFGWIISQTLGFSSAFKLFLNIFKPSMSPATTASFKHLHQKSKLVIENNSNEKVDDLQVGFTIEEMANRVEGLLKSIGLVTDFAPIVYVVGHGATSVNNTHYAGYDCGACCGRPSSVNAKVASYAANHPNVRAILKERGINIPAETQFLPALHDTTRDEIAFYDEDILNDVNKKLHHENAITFGIALANNAKERSRRFDTIDSTETIEKIHENVKKRAFSLFEPRPELNHATNAMCVVGRRSLSKQLFLDRRSFLNSYDYQIDVSGYYLAIILGQVAPVAGGINLEYYFSRVDNQKLGAGSKLPHNVMGLIGVANGIDGDLRPGLPSQMIEVHDPIRLLAVVEHYPEVVKKAISKNLATYEWYKNEWLRLAVIHPETKQIFVFEQEEFIEYQPIQKASHIENELALAEKTKENLPVGILTNA; via the coding sequence ATGAAAACACAAAATGTTGGTTTTGATGAACAAAAAGTGCTTCATCATTTAACCCATTATTTACCAGCACAAAACCCGTTGAAAGATTTTGTGCATCACAATACATTACACGCATTTCAACATAAAGAATTTCAAGAAGCTTTAGCAAAAGCTAATACAATTTTCGGCTATAAAACCTATCTTTCTTTGGCGGAGTTTAGAAATAGATTTGCTAAAAATGAAATTAAAGAACAGGTTTTAAACCATGTTATTTCCAAATGCAAAGGAGTTGAACATCTAGAAACTTGGAAAAATAAATTATTACATCAATCCTATGATGAATCCGTTCAATCAAGAATAGGAAATTTACGTGCCAATTGGAAAAAAGAATATGCTATAAATCTAGAAAAATCAACACATAGTTTGTTGTTTAGAGTTTTGTGTAGCTATTTAGACCAAGGAATTGCTATGTGGACTTTTCCTGAAAACGAAAACGGTTTTTTAAACTCTATCATTGCTTTAGAAAAAAACACGGCTACTGGAATTTTTACTTCTAAAAGAGTAAAAGAATTGCTATTCAATAAGGCTTCAATAACACAATTGTTAGAAATTGTTGTTGGAAAAGAAGAGTTGTACGAGTATTATTTGTTTGATCAACAATTTTCGCATCCAGGATGGAGTGGTATGATTGCTACTATTGAATCCAATCCAAGTTCGCTTTTAGATAGCAAACCCATTACTTTTGAAGAATTAGTGCAATTTGAATTACTCTTAGAAATTGATGTTTTAGATAAAAAGTTCAATAGTAATTGGTCGCCATTAGGACTAAAAGTAAGAGTAGAGGAATATCATTTGTTTGAAACCATTAAATACAATGAGCTATTTGATGTATTATCAATTTGGCAACAAGCTTTTGAATTTAGCTTTTATGATGAGGTATTATCTGGAGTAAAAGAAGTAAATGAAATCGACGTCAAAGAAATTCCAAGTTTTCAAGGGTTGTTTTGTATGGATGATAGAGAATGTTCGTTTAGAAGACATATCGAACATATCGACAAACAAGCAGTAACTTTTGGGACAGCAGCGTTTTTTAATTTTGAATTTTATTTTCAGCCTGTTGGTGGAAAATTTCACACAAAATTATGTCCTGCACCTGTAACACCTAAATTTTTAATTAAAGAAGAACATAGAAAGAAAAAACAGGCTAAAGATTTACATTATCACAAGCAATCTCATTCATTGTTATTTGGTTGGATAATTAGTCAAACTTTAGGGTTTTCATCAGCATTCAAGTTGTTTTTGAATATTTTCAAGCCTTCAATGTCACCTGCAACTACAGCTTCTTTCAAGCATTTGCATCAAAAATCAAAATTGGTTATTGAAAACAATAGCAATGAAAAAGTTGATGATTTGCAAGTTGGGTTTACCATTGAAGAAATGGCAAATAGGGTTGAAGGATTACTAAAAAGCATAGGATTGGTAACTGATTTTGCTCCTATTGTTTATGTAGTTGGACATGGAGCAACAAGTGTAAATAACACACATTATGCAGGATACGATTGTGGAGCTTGTTGTGGAAGACCAAGTTCGGTAAATGCCAAAGTAGCATCCTATGCGGCTAATCATCCAAATGTGAGAGCTATTTTGAAAGAACGAGGAATTAATATACCAGCAGAAACTCAATTTTTACCAGCTTTACACGATACCACACGCGACGAAATTGCATTTTATGATGAAGATATTTTGAACGATGTCAATAAAAAGTTACATCATGAAAATGCAATCACCTTTGGAATAGCTTTAGCAAACAACGCAAAAGAACGTTCTAGAAGATTTGATACGATTGATTCAACCGAAACAATAGAAAAAATTCATGAAAACGTAAAAAAACGAGCTTTTTCTTTATTTGAACCTCGACCAGAATTAAATCATGCTACCAATGCAATGTGCGTTGTAGGCAGAAGAAGTTTGTCGAAACAATTGTTTTTAGACAGACGTTCATTTTTAAATTCTTATGATTATCAAATTGATGTTTCGGGTTATTATTTAGCCATAATTCTAGGTCAAGTAGCACCAGTAGCTGGAGGAATTAATTTGGAATATTATTTTTCGAGAGTAGACAATCAAAAATTAGGAGCTGGATCAAAATTACCTCATAATGTCATGGGATTAATTGGTGTTGCTAACGGTATTGATGGCGATTTGCGCCCAGGTTTGCCCAGTCAAATGATAGAAGTTCATGATCCAATTCGATTATTAGCGGTTGTAGAGCATTATCCAGAAGTAGTTAAAAAAGCGATTTCAAAAAATCTTGCTACTTATGAATGGTATAAAAACGAATGGTTACGATTAGCGGTTATTCATCCAGAAACGAAGCAAATATTCGTTTTTGAACAGGAGGAATTTATCGAATATCAACCAATTCAAAAAGCTAGTCATATTGAAAATGAGTTAGCATTAGCTGAAAAAACAAAGGAAAATCTTCCGGTAGGAATTCTAACTAACGCGTAA
- a CDS encoding proton-conducting transporter membrane subunit — protein sequence MEHILQYFIIIPFLGFILSIFLPEKNEKLISGIAFGTVFIQFLGLVLFIGFWIFNGSEDLNLKEITLLKTEHYEFFIDFYFDKIGAVYLFVGALLTSMTATYSRYYLHREKGYKRFFNTVLFFFFGYNLAILAGNFETLFIGWEIIGISSFLLIAFYRERYLPVKNAFKVFSIYRIGDVGLLLTMWASHHLFHENITFMKLNNYELVNEHLQSHSFIGVFIALCLACAAAAKSAQIPFSSWLPRAMEGPTPSSAIFYGSLSVHLGVFLMLRTYPFWEHQTTMRIAIGLMGFTTSIAASLMARVQSSVKSQVAYSSISQIGIIFIEIALGFETLALIHFAGNAFLRTYQLLVSPSVVSYLIRDQFYNFQPKSKKANFFFPKRIENTLYILALKEFNLEGFLNLVLWKPLKTIGKSLDFLDIKRVYYFFIPLFVLGFLAYKFKVDLPQQLISVLPEVFAFIGLVFVFKSFSERKSPFLAWILMVLNHFWIALAIVFNDKVSVNEIAFYLVGIILAGGIGYIALLQLKKIEMRILISQYLGHVYEHPKFAFFFLLATLGITGFPITSTFIGEDLIFSHIDSNQIVLAFFVASSFVVSGIAGIRIYARLFLGPHVKTYHELPYKSS from the coding sequence ATGGAACATATACTTCAATATTTTATAATAATACCTTTTTTAGGGTTTATACTAAGTATCTTTTTACCAGAAAAAAACGAAAAACTAATTTCGGGAATTGCTTTCGGAACGGTTTTTATTCAATTTTTAGGATTGGTATTGTTTATCGGTTTTTGGATTTTCAATGGTTCAGAAGATTTGAATTTAAAAGAAATTACACTTTTGAAGACAGAGCATTATGAGTTTTTTATAGATTTTTATTTTGATAAAATTGGCGCTGTTTACTTGTTTGTGGGTGCTTTATTGACCTCAATGACAGCAACTTATAGTCGCTATTATTTACACCGAGAAAAAGGATACAAACGTTTTTTTAATACTGTTTTGTTTTTCTTTTTTGGTTATAATTTGGCCATTTTAGCGGGTAATTTCGAAACCTTATTTATTGGTTGGGAAATCATCGGAATTTCATCATTTTTATTAATCGCTTTTTACAGAGAACGTTATTTGCCAGTTAAAAACGCATTTAAAGTGTTTTCAATTTATAGAATCGGCGATGTTGGATTACTTTTAACCATGTGGGCTAGCCATCATTTATTCCATGAAAATATTACGTTCATGAAGTTGAATAATTATGAATTGGTTAATGAACATTTGCAAAGTCATTCATTTATTGGTGTTTTTATAGCACTTTGTTTGGCTTGTGCTGCTGCGGCAAAATCGGCTCAAATTCCGTTTTCATCGTGGTTGCCAAGAGCAATGGAAGGACCAACACCTTCAAGTGCAATTTTTTACGGTTCATTATCTGTGCATTTAGGGGTTTTCCTGATGTTACGAACCTATCCATTTTGGGAACATCAAACCACTATGCGAATAGCTATTGGTTTAATGGGATTTACAACTAGTATTGCGGCTTCATTGATGGCGAGAGTGCAATCTTCTGTAAAAAGTCAGGTAGCTTATAGTTCTATATCTCAAATAGGAATTATTTTCATCGAAATAGCATTAGGATTTGAAACTTTGGCACTAATTCACTTTGCAGGAAATGCCTTTTTAAGAACGTATCAATTGTTAGTTTCGCCATCAGTGGTGAGTTATTTGATTAGAGACCAATTTTACAATTTTCAACCAAAAAGTAAAAAAGCTAATTTCTTTTTTCCAAAACGAATTGAAAACACTTTGTATATTCTTGCTTTAAAGGAATTTAATTTGGAAGGTTTCTTGAATTTAGTACTTTGGAAACCCTTAAAAACAATCGGAAAATCATTAGATTTCTTAGATATAAAAAGAGTGTATTACTTTTTTATTCCGCTTTTTGTATTGGGCTTTTTAGCTTATAAATTCAAAGTAGATTTGCCACAACAACTTATTTCGGTTTTACCAGAAGTTTTTGCGTTTATTGGATTGGTATTTGTTTTTAAATCCTTTTCAGAACGAAAAAGTCCGTTTCTAGCATGGATATTAATGGTGTTAAATCATTTTTGGATTGCTTTAGCCATTGTGTTCAACGACAAAGTTAGTGTAAACGAAATTGCCTTTTATTTAGTTGGAATTATTCTTGCAGGAGGCATAGGTTATATTGCTTTGCTTCAGCTGAAAAAAATAGAAATGCGCATTTTAATTAGTCAATATTTAGGACATGTTTATGAACATCCGAAATTCGCTTTCTTTTTCTTATTGGCAACACTTGGAATTACTGGATTTCCTATTACTTCAACCTTTATTGGTGAGGATTTAATTTTTAGTCACATTGACAGTAATCAAATTGTTCTTGCCTTTTTTGTAGCATCAAGTTTTGTGGTTTCTGGTATTGCTGGAATCCGAATTTATGCTCGTTTATTTCTTGGGCCTCATGTGAAAACATACCATGAGTTACCTTACAAATCATCATAA